Proteins encoded in a region of the Penaeus vannamei isolate JL-2024 chromosome 30, ASM4276789v1, whole genome shotgun sequence genome:
- the LOC113826020 gene encoding uncharacterized protein isoform X2, with translation MWPKVIILLPLLLASGVTAQSTTLGTTTSSSQSTTLGNCSFDGGIYWTGDKLEDSCLILECVGDTWQPTGSISNNCSMCSLRNDPHFTGFYGYTYDFHGFLEYYIAMDIDAYGVIGDFHPCNAFASCLDIITYKDDADTIITFDKDDGNSILVNGESFAVNNVVQNVQSAGGVVHPVLAWKQGGCIRVVGTRRIAVSFCIHDMYIWAENAILGDLAGLCFGGRDFGFRPAGRFQRLPASQWDIDEWGQSLQVSGNNTGPLETTTVPPILECVTEDEQIYFECQGLFGETSASDGLHEAAVDFCKVDLCAMTLSGANQVEIDAWKTKMVVMLDNTIEVINNTLPPDHPQTTEAPTSELNIRQSVYVAIVLITIYIVFFIIIMHFNLICITQG, from the exons ACTGTTCATTCGACGGCGGGATCTACTGGACAGGAGACAAACTTGAAGACAGTTGCTTGATCCTGGAGTGTGTGGGAGACACGTGGCAGCCGACCGGCTCTATAAGCAACAATT GTTCAATGTGTTCGCTGAGAAACGACCCACATTTCACGGGATTCTATGGCTACACTTACGACTTCCACGGCTTCCTGGAATACTACATCGCCATGGACATCGATGCATATGGAGTGATTGGCGACTTCCATCCGTGCAATGCTTTTGCTTCCTGTCTAGACATCATTACGTACAAAGACGATGCAGATACGATTATCACATTCGACAAAGACGATGGGAACTCG ATCCTGGTGAACGGTGAGTCCTTCGCCGTTAACAACGTTGTCCAGAACGTGCAGTCCGCCGGGGGAGTCGTCCACCCGGTCCTCGCGTGGAAACAGGGCGGCTGCATTCGCGTAGTAGGGACCCGGCGGATCGCG GTAAGCTTCTGCATCCATGACATGTACATCTGGGCTGAAAACGCCATCCTCGGAGACCTGGCGGGCCTGTGCTTCGGCGGCCGTGATTTCGGCTTTAGGCCCGCCGGCAGGTTCCAACGACTGCCTGCCTCACAGTGGGACATCGACGAGTGGGGCCAATCGCTGCAAGTTTCG GGCAACAATACTGGGCCGTTGGAAACCACCACCGTCCCTCCTATTCTG GAATGTGTTACCGAAGACGAACAAATCTACTTCGAGTGCCAAGGCCTCTTCGGCGAGACCTCTGCGAGTGACGGTTTGCATGAGGCTGCAGTAG ACTTCTGCAAGGTCGACCTGTGCGCCATGACGCTGAGTGGCGCCAACCAGGTGGAGATAGATGCCTGGAAAACCAAAATGGTCGTCATGCTGGACAACACAATTGAAGTCATCAACAACACCCTCC CACCTGACCATCCACAAA CAACTGAAGCTCCAACAAGTGAGTTAAATATACGCCAATCTGTTTATGTTGCCATTGTATTAATTaccatatatattgttttttttattattattatgcattttaACTTAATATGTATTACACAAGGATGA
- the LOC113826020 gene encoding uncharacterized protein isoform X5: MWPKVIILLPLLLASGVTAQSTTLGTTTSSYCSFDGGIYWTGDKLEDSCLILECVGDTWQPTGSISNNCSMCSLRNDPHFTGFYGYTYDFHGFLEYYIAMDIDAYGVIGDFHPCNAFASCLDIITYKDDADTIITFDKDDGNSILVNGESFAVNNVVQNVQSAGGVVHPVLAWKQGGCIRVVGTRRIAVSFCIHDMYIWAENAILGDLAGLCFGGRDFGFRPAGRFQRLPASQWDIDEWGQSLQVSGNNTGPLETTTVPPILECVTEDEQIYFECQGLFGETSASDGLHEAAVDFCKVDLCAMTLSGANQVEIDAWKTKMVVMLDNTIEVINNTLPPDHPQTTEAPTSELNIRQSVYVAIVLITIYIVFFIIIMHFNLICITQG, from the exons ACTGTTCATTCGACGGCGGGATCTACTGGACAGGAGACAAACTTGAAGACAGTTGCTTGATCCTGGAGTGTGTGGGAGACACGTGGCAGCCGACCGGCTCTATAAGCAACAATT GTTCAATGTGTTCGCTGAGAAACGACCCACATTTCACGGGATTCTATGGCTACACTTACGACTTCCACGGCTTCCTGGAATACTACATCGCCATGGACATCGATGCATATGGAGTGATTGGCGACTTCCATCCGTGCAATGCTTTTGCTTCCTGTCTAGACATCATTACGTACAAAGACGATGCAGATACGATTATCACATTCGACAAAGACGATGGGAACTCG ATCCTGGTGAACGGTGAGTCCTTCGCCGTTAACAACGTTGTCCAGAACGTGCAGTCCGCCGGGGGAGTCGTCCACCCGGTCCTCGCGTGGAAACAGGGCGGCTGCATTCGCGTAGTAGGGACCCGGCGGATCGCG GTAAGCTTCTGCATCCATGACATGTACATCTGGGCTGAAAACGCCATCCTCGGAGACCTGGCGGGCCTGTGCTTCGGCGGCCGTGATTTCGGCTTTAGGCCCGCCGGCAGGTTCCAACGACTGCCTGCCTCACAGTGGGACATCGACGAGTGGGGCCAATCGCTGCAAGTTTCG GGCAACAATACTGGGCCGTTGGAAACCACCACCGTCCCTCCTATTCTG GAATGTGTTACCGAAGACGAACAAATCTACTTCGAGTGCCAAGGCCTCTTCGGCGAGACCTCTGCGAGTGACGGTTTGCATGAGGCTGCAGTAG ACTTCTGCAAGGTCGACCTGTGCGCCATGACGCTGAGTGGCGCCAACCAGGTGGAGATAGATGCCTGGAAAACCAAAATGGTCGTCATGCTGGACAACACAATTGAAGTCATCAACAACACCCTCC CACCTGACCATCCACAAA CAACTGAAGCTCCAACAAGTGAGTTAAATATACGCCAATCTGTTTATGTTGCCATTGTATTAATTaccatatatattgttttttttattattattatgcattttaACTTAATATGTATTACACAAGGATGA
- the LOC113826020 gene encoding uncharacterized protein isoform X4: MWPKVIILLPLLLASGVTAQSTTLGTTTEQLYCSFDGGIYWTGDKLEDSCLILECVGDTWQPTGSISNNCSMCSLRNDPHFTGFYGYTYDFHGFLEYYIAMDIDAYGVIGDFHPCNAFASCLDIITYKDDADTIITFDKDDGNSILVNGESFAVNNVVQNVQSAGGVVHPVLAWKQGGCIRVVGTRRIAVSFCIHDMYIWAENAILGDLAGLCFGGRDFGFRPAGRFQRLPASQWDIDEWGQSLQVSGNNTGPLETTTVPPILECVTEDEQIYFECQGLFGETSASDGLHEAAVDFCKVDLCAMTLSGANQVEIDAWKTKMVVMLDNTIEVINNTLPPDHPQTTEAPTSELNIRQSVYVAIVLITIYIVFFIIIMHFNLICITQG, translated from the exons ACTGTTCATTCGACGGCGGGATCTACTGGACAGGAGACAAACTTGAAGACAGTTGCTTGATCCTGGAGTGTGTGGGAGACACGTGGCAGCCGACCGGCTCTATAAGCAACAATT GTTCAATGTGTTCGCTGAGAAACGACCCACATTTCACGGGATTCTATGGCTACACTTACGACTTCCACGGCTTCCTGGAATACTACATCGCCATGGACATCGATGCATATGGAGTGATTGGCGACTTCCATCCGTGCAATGCTTTTGCTTCCTGTCTAGACATCATTACGTACAAAGACGATGCAGATACGATTATCACATTCGACAAAGACGATGGGAACTCG ATCCTGGTGAACGGTGAGTCCTTCGCCGTTAACAACGTTGTCCAGAACGTGCAGTCCGCCGGGGGAGTCGTCCACCCGGTCCTCGCGTGGAAACAGGGCGGCTGCATTCGCGTAGTAGGGACCCGGCGGATCGCG GTAAGCTTCTGCATCCATGACATGTACATCTGGGCTGAAAACGCCATCCTCGGAGACCTGGCGGGCCTGTGCTTCGGCGGCCGTGATTTCGGCTTTAGGCCCGCCGGCAGGTTCCAACGACTGCCTGCCTCACAGTGGGACATCGACGAGTGGGGCCAATCGCTGCAAGTTTCG GGCAACAATACTGGGCCGTTGGAAACCACCACCGTCCCTCCTATTCTG GAATGTGTTACCGAAGACGAACAAATCTACTTCGAGTGCCAAGGCCTCTTCGGCGAGACCTCTGCGAGTGACGGTTTGCATGAGGCTGCAGTAG ACTTCTGCAAGGTCGACCTGTGCGCCATGACGCTGAGTGGCGCCAACCAGGTGGAGATAGATGCCTGGAAAACCAAAATGGTCGTCATGCTGGACAACACAATTGAAGTCATCAACAACACCCTCC CACCTGACCATCCACAAA CAACTGAAGCTCCAACAAGTGAGTTAAATATACGCCAATCTGTTTATGTTGCCATTGTATTAATTaccatatatattgttttttttattattattatgcattttaACTTAATATGTATTACACAAGGATGA
- the LOC113826020 gene encoding uncharacterized protein isoform X6 yields MWPKVIILLPLLLASGVTDCSFDGGIYWTGDKLEDSCLILECVGDTWQPTGSISNNCSMCSLRNDPHFTGFYGYTYDFHGFLEYYIAMDIDAYGVIGDFHPCNAFASCLDIITYKDDADTIITFDKDDGNSILVNGESFAVNNVVQNVQSAGGVVHPVLAWKQGGCIRVVGTRRIAVSFCIHDMYIWAENAILGDLAGLCFGGRDFGFRPAGRFQRLPASQWDIDEWGQSLQVSGNNTGPLETTTVPPILECVTEDEQIYFECQGLFGETSASDGLHEAAVDFCKVDLCAMTLSGANQVEIDAWKTKMVVMLDNTIEVINNTLPPDHPQTTEAPTSELNIRQSVYVAIVLITIYIVFFIIIMHFNLICITQG; encoded by the exons ACTGTTCATTCGACGGCGGGATCTACTGGACAGGAGACAAACTTGAAGACAGTTGCTTGATCCTGGAGTGTGTGGGAGACACGTGGCAGCCGACCGGCTCTATAAGCAACAATT GTTCAATGTGTTCGCTGAGAAACGACCCACATTTCACGGGATTCTATGGCTACACTTACGACTTCCACGGCTTCCTGGAATACTACATCGCCATGGACATCGATGCATATGGAGTGATTGGCGACTTCCATCCGTGCAATGCTTTTGCTTCCTGTCTAGACATCATTACGTACAAAGACGATGCAGATACGATTATCACATTCGACAAAGACGATGGGAACTCG ATCCTGGTGAACGGTGAGTCCTTCGCCGTTAACAACGTTGTCCAGAACGTGCAGTCCGCCGGGGGAGTCGTCCACCCGGTCCTCGCGTGGAAACAGGGCGGCTGCATTCGCGTAGTAGGGACCCGGCGGATCGCG GTAAGCTTCTGCATCCATGACATGTACATCTGGGCTGAAAACGCCATCCTCGGAGACCTGGCGGGCCTGTGCTTCGGCGGCCGTGATTTCGGCTTTAGGCCCGCCGGCAGGTTCCAACGACTGCCTGCCTCACAGTGGGACATCGACGAGTGGGGCCAATCGCTGCAAGTTTCG GGCAACAATACTGGGCCGTTGGAAACCACCACCGTCCCTCCTATTCTG GAATGTGTTACCGAAGACGAACAAATCTACTTCGAGTGCCAAGGCCTCTTCGGCGAGACCTCTGCGAGTGACGGTTTGCATGAGGCTGCAGTAG ACTTCTGCAAGGTCGACCTGTGCGCCATGACGCTGAGTGGCGCCAACCAGGTGGAGATAGATGCCTGGAAAACCAAAATGGTCGTCATGCTGGACAACACAATTGAAGTCATCAACAACACCCTCC CACCTGACCATCCACAAA CAACTGAAGCTCCAACAAGTGAGTTAAATATACGCCAATCTGTTTATGTTGCCATTGTATTAATTaccatatatattgttttttttattattattatgcattttaACTTAATATGTATTACACAAGGATGA
- the LOC113826020 gene encoding uncharacterized protein isoform X3, with product MWPKVIILLPLLLASGVTAQSTTLGTTTEQLSTTSSYCSFDGGIYWTGDKLEDSCLILECVGDTWQPTGSISNNCSMCSLRNDPHFTGFYGYTYDFHGFLEYYIAMDIDAYGVIGDFHPCNAFASCLDIITYKDDADTIITFDKDDGNSILVNGESFAVNNVVQNVQSAGGVVHPVLAWKQGGCIRVVGTRRIAVSFCIHDMYIWAENAILGDLAGLCFGGRDFGFRPAGRFQRLPASQWDIDEWGQSLQVSGNNTGPLETTTVPPILECVTEDEQIYFECQGLFGETSASDGLHEAAVDFCKVDLCAMTLSGANQVEIDAWKTKMVVMLDNTIEVINNTLPPDHPQTTEAPTSELNIRQSVYVAIVLITIYIVFFIIIMHFNLICITQG from the exons ACTGTTCATTCGACGGCGGGATCTACTGGACAGGAGACAAACTTGAAGACAGTTGCTTGATCCTGGAGTGTGTGGGAGACACGTGGCAGCCGACCGGCTCTATAAGCAACAATT GTTCAATGTGTTCGCTGAGAAACGACCCACATTTCACGGGATTCTATGGCTACACTTACGACTTCCACGGCTTCCTGGAATACTACATCGCCATGGACATCGATGCATATGGAGTGATTGGCGACTTCCATCCGTGCAATGCTTTTGCTTCCTGTCTAGACATCATTACGTACAAAGACGATGCAGATACGATTATCACATTCGACAAAGACGATGGGAACTCG ATCCTGGTGAACGGTGAGTCCTTCGCCGTTAACAACGTTGTCCAGAACGTGCAGTCCGCCGGGGGAGTCGTCCACCCGGTCCTCGCGTGGAAACAGGGCGGCTGCATTCGCGTAGTAGGGACCCGGCGGATCGCG GTAAGCTTCTGCATCCATGACATGTACATCTGGGCTGAAAACGCCATCCTCGGAGACCTGGCGGGCCTGTGCTTCGGCGGCCGTGATTTCGGCTTTAGGCCCGCCGGCAGGTTCCAACGACTGCCTGCCTCACAGTGGGACATCGACGAGTGGGGCCAATCGCTGCAAGTTTCG GGCAACAATACTGGGCCGTTGGAAACCACCACCGTCCCTCCTATTCTG GAATGTGTTACCGAAGACGAACAAATCTACTTCGAGTGCCAAGGCCTCTTCGGCGAGACCTCTGCGAGTGACGGTTTGCATGAGGCTGCAGTAG ACTTCTGCAAGGTCGACCTGTGCGCCATGACGCTGAGTGGCGCCAACCAGGTGGAGATAGATGCCTGGAAAACCAAAATGGTCGTCATGCTGGACAACACAATTGAAGTCATCAACAACACCCTCC CACCTGACCATCCACAAA CAACTGAAGCTCCAACAAGTGAGTTAAATATACGCCAATCTGTTTATGTTGCCATTGTATTAATTaccatatatattgttttttttattattattatgcattttaACTTAATATGTATTACACAAGGATGA
- the LOC113826022 gene encoding uncharacterized protein (The sequence of the model RefSeq protein was modified relative to this genomic sequence to represent the inferred CDS: added 86 bases not found in genome assembly): MFFFPSSTTNEDFTTIGYPPTGAPTNCTFDGKMYSNGEKIGISCLVLECVGGTWEPTGSINNTCSMCSIRNDPHFIDFFAWAFDFHGTGSYKIARNVNEIGVTGEFYQCFPFISCLDTITYRDNPDTVITFDRNHVNKISVNGFLFDVTDVVQNVQSAGGVVHPVLAWKHGYYCIRIIGTQGIAVAFCGWEMYVWAQDAILGDLEGLCLADPKFELGDAPRDFTFLPVSQKDIDAWGNQVQEPLTRPVKRSAPVTDVSSTCDDALEEELLQECLDLLGGASYEGHNPRSALLTVAAQFCKVDLCALTQDNATQQAIDEWKDIMVDMMENTVEIIVRTPPKEEPQDHEEESHKGFDIKIQVIQEVNV, encoded by the exons atgtttttttttccttcttctacaaCAAATGAAGATTTTACAA CAATTGGATATCCAC CAACTGGAGCTCCAACAA ACTGCACCTTCGACGGGAAGATGTACTCAAACGGAGAAAAGATTGGAATCAGTTGCTTGGTCCTTGAGTGTGTGGGAGGCACGTGGGAGCCGACAGGGAGTATAAACAACACAT GTTCAATGTGTTCAATCAGAAATGACCCCCACTTCATCGATTTCTTTGCCTGGGCCTTCGACTTCCACGGCACGGGTAGCTACAAAATCGCAAGGAACGTCAATGAAATCGGAGTGACTGGTGAATTCTACCAGTGCTTTCCCTTCATATCCTGTCTGGACACTATTACGTACAGAGATAATCCAGACACAGTCATCACTTTCGACAGAAATCACGTGAACAAG ATCTCTGTGAACGGCTTCCTCTTCGATGTTACCGATGTTGTCCAGAACGTGCAGTCCGCCGGGGGAGTCGTCCACCCGGTCCTCGCGTGGAAACATGGCTACTACTGCATTCGCATTATAGGGACTCAGGGTATCGCG GTGGCCTTCTGCGGATGGGAAATGTACGTCTGGGCCCAAGACGCCATCCTCGGGGACCTGGAGGGCCTGTGTCTAGCTGACCCCAAGTTCGAGTTGGGCGATGCACCGAGGGACTTCACTTTCCTTCCAGTCTCGCAGAAGGATATTGACGCGTGGGGCAACCAAGTTCAAGAACCATTG ACCCGTCCCGTCAAGAGAAGCGCTCCTGTCACTGATGTATCG AGTACCTGTGATGACGCCCTCGAGGAAGAGCTCCTGCAGGAGTGCCTGGACCTTCTCGGCGGGGCGTCTTATGAAGGACACAATCCACGTTCCGCTTTGCTGACAGTTGCTGCCC AGTTCTGCAAGGTTGACCTGTGCGCCCTGACGCAGGATAACGCGACCCAGCAGGCCATTGACGAGTGGAAGGACATCATGGTCGACATGATGGAGAACACCGTCGAGATCATCGTCAGAACCCCCC